TGAGGTAGTGTTAGATGAAGCTAGAAAGAAGCCTACTTAATTTGCTGCAATGGGAGTTATTACTGAAACTGACAAAAGCAATTTCGGGTAATGAATGGGATGACAGAAAGACAAACTAGGGCAAGAGTGATTTCAAGTTGAGAAAGTAAAGGGAGAGAAGGTAGACAACTTGTTCTAGAAATTTTGAGgtaagcagagagaaagggacagcACATGGAGGGTAAATTACAGTTTAAGGGGTGGGATTGTTTTGTAGGACTTTACAAGATAGTAAAGAGgaagtaattaaataattaaatgcaatttGATGGGTATAATTAACTAAACTTGGGAGAaacaatgtgtatttttttcagttggacCAAGAGATGAGTAAAAATTCAATTTACTCTAAATTCCTTACATATAATTGGCTTAGTTCAGGAGACACTagtgaaaaataccatttccttcattctttcatgggtttattaatttaaaataatcttaactatcagaaagagagatttaattttattagatTCCCAATTGGAGATAGGTTGAAACAAGCTGATTTTGATTCCCTCTCAGGTTGTTGTAATAAAAGTCATAGtgttttttacttttagttaAGAGACTTATGTGTCTCACCCTCCAGATTGTGTGCTTTCAAATGCTCCTTTAAAGGAAACTGGATATCAAATTAGTCAGTAGTGAAGTAGTGCGTGTGGCCTAGTTAGGAGAGACATATTCAGACAAATAATAACATTATCATAAAGTGCCCAGAAACTTAAAATTCATCATATTAATGACTTCATAGGATACTTTCTAGCTTTTCCTTTAGGAAGAAGTCATTGGGAATAAAAAGAGGTATTTGGTAGTGATTAAAAATATAGATCACATGTTTTCCAGGGAAAAGTCACAACTGGCTCTCTATCTGGAGATTAAAATCAATATTTAGAATCATCTGCTTTCACTTTATTCAccttttttatgaaaaagaatctgatttGTTCAAGTAAACTTGGGTTAATTAGTAGACTAATCCTTCACAGCAATGAGAAGAAGAGAAATTCATAGAAAGGTTGATGGACGTGCAGGTGACACTGAGGTTCTCATGACGGGGCATGCATTTGGAAATGCACTGCTAGAAACAAACTCCATTTTAGTGACCAGAACAGCAGTTGCAGGAAGACGTTATCAGCTCCTGCCTAAATAGCAACTGAAAGTAatctttatcttctctctcttggGAATGTCCACTCATATGCTGTGGGATTTGGTGTCCTTAGGACTTGAAAGGATCCTTATGACACAGTCTCGTATCTGCTTGGTTTTCACCCCATAGACAACAGGATTCATAGTGGGAGGCAAGAGCAGGTAAATATTGGCCATAATGATGTGGCAAGAGGGAGGGATTGTGTGGCTCCCAAAGCGGtgggaaaagaaggagaagaaagctggACTGTAGGAAAAAACAATAGCACAGATGTGGGCAGTGCAGGTGCTGAAGGCCTTCTGCCGAGCCTCTGCTGAAGAGAGGCTGACCACTGCCCGGAGGATCATGGTGTAGGAGATCGTGATGCACAGGATGTCAAAGCCCCCAATCAGAAGGGCAACCATCAGACCACAAATGGCATTGACCTTGATATTTCCACAGGACAACTTGGCTACAGACATGTGGTCGCAGTAGGTGTGGGGAATTACATTGCCTCTGCAGTAGGGCAGACGCTTGGTAAGGAAAGTGAAGGGAGTGATGAGCAGCACCCCTCTGAGAAAGGTGGAGAGACCAGCCTTTGCAATGACAGGATTGATGAGGATAGTTGAGTAGCACAGAGGGtagcagatggccacatagcggtccAGGGCCATCAGCATGAGCACCCCAGACTCCGTCCCTGTGAAGGTGTGAATGAAGAACATCTGAACCAGGCATTCTACAAAGCTGATTTCCTTGAGGTGAAACCAGAAGATGCAGAGAGCTTTAGGGATTGTACTAGAGCACATGACAAGGTCAGTGAGAGAAAGCATGGCCAAGAAGTAGTACATGGGCTTGTGCAGGGCGTCCTCATAGCAAACGAGGTAGAGGAGTCCACAGTTCCCTACCACAGCCACAGCATACATGGAGCAGAATGGGAGGGAAATCCAGACATGTATGTCTTCCAGTCCTGGAACTCCATTCAGAATAAATGAGGGTGGGTCCAGGTCTGTTTTACTCAGCATTAGCATAATCAATTAGGCTTAAACGTTATGTGATTTTTCCTAGagtaagacaaagagaaaataaaatatagtttatggttactttttctcctttttgtgttttaaaattctggagGGCATTTTAATGATCAAATAACCAACTTTTCTGAGTGACAGGGAGTagatcttttgtttatttgttgtttattaatTGATTAATTCATCTATCGCTTCAACAAATTTTTACTGAACAATTCAAATTGTCATCACAGACActgattcaaaaaaaatttttaaaccctCATAAATTTATAATCAAACATAATTCTATTTCATCTAGTCTAAGGATATTTTTGTTAGATACCTCAtttgttaataaatatatacatctcCCTATGGATGAGATCTTAGAGTCTTTTGATGACCATACCAATGACCCAAAAGGTAAAAGGACTTTCAAAATTCTTATTCTTGGTTAATAGCTGATCGTTATAATTTGGTActaaggcactgttctaagaattttagaaatattaaatcatttcTCCCTCAATGgagattggggggggggtctcactAAACAGTACAATTTTTGATTTGGTCTTCTTACTTTTTAATtgccttattttctcttttttaaataatggtttatatgcatttatcaaaattcttttaaaatttctactcaGAATAAACTTCCAGTAATAATTGGAAAGCAGGTAACTTTGCTTAGGATGGTAAATCCATGAATGAtaatgaatcatttattttattcttttaccaaTTTTTCTGTCTTACATTTAAACATTGTCCTCTGAGATTATCTGCTGTctgtagcaaaaaataaaacaaataacaaaacaaacaaaccagtttCACACTATTATATCAAACTAAAGGCCCTGATAGACTTTGACTTAGTTTTGCTAGTTTTTCCAGTAATATTTATCATTCAATAATACGTTGACATCGccaatgtttattgttttctcatctgttcttgCTGAcattttggtttacatttttgtatatatttcacaaTGGAATCCATGTCAGTTGAGTTCTTGTGGAAACCAATACAAGTGCAAATTTATACTTGATATTTCTCACCACAtgtcaaatttatttctcacccaAGAGCAAAATTAATTAATCCCCAATTCTGTGCTTATGTCTAAGCCTCATTTTCAGTTTGACTGAATATTTGGGATGAATAAATGGTATCTCATTCTTTCATTAATCTCTTActttcttatatatatgtatcaagcATCCATAATGTGGAGAAGACAGTTTTGCTCATTTAAGGATTTCAGAGTTTAATGGACAGAGAAGATGCATACAAATAATCatgataaacataaaacaagaactAAAATAGAAGTACATGCAAGATCCCAAATTAGCACTTGACTGTTAATGTGGGTGTGCATTGTTGTTGGTGGGTATTGAGAGGAAGAATTGGTGATTATAAGGAAACACTATGTTGGAGAGAAGGTGTTTGATATCTATTTTGAAAGAAGTCAAGTTGTAAAGGAGACACATTTGTAAAAGGAATTCCAGAGAGAGGAATCAACAAGTAAAAgtgtaaaaatcaaaacaatcaACTCTAAAAAATTTGCTGGTGTGGAAGGGGCAAGTAATAAGCTAGATATTTGGCCAGGAGCTAGATCATAAAGAATCTTGTCATTATCAGGTAATGGGTACTTCACTGATGTTGAAGGAACCCAGAGAGATATGAGTTAACTCTGTGGTGCTTGGGAAACAATAGGCAGTGAAGAAGTCAGATTCCTTTTCCTACCCCTCCCTTAAGGACATATTTTCTGTCCTCTCCAGGAGAGGGgttggaagaaggaaggaaaaaactttGAGATATTGTAGTCTTTGCTCAACAGGTAAGTAAAGTAAGAATTCTTAGGAGATTGCAACAACAGATAAGCATTTAGCTAGTAGGCTCCAAAGCACCAAAAATTTATGTAAGTTTTCTACTTAGTAGAATGAAAATAATCTGTGACCAAGTttcccaagttaaaaaaattggttTCCATTAAACACCTTCCTAATAACCCTGAATTACTAGGAATACCAAAAGGTGTATCTGATTTTTCATAGAAACATTGTCAACTATTGTGGCGGAAATTCCACCAATTTGTAAGACAGAAACTAGATTATAGAACTGATTTTTGTTAATTCACTTACTCTCTTTGAGGCTTTTTTGATCAGAAAATCATATTGAAGAGAAAATTGAAGGAGATAACATGTTAAAACATACTACCACATTTTATGTGCTCAATACCCAGACTGACAGCGATTTTGCTGTGCTTACAAAAATTAATGCCGTAGAAAGCCATTGAGTGCCACTAAGTGAATTTTCTCCTGTGTTCCATTAGAGGAAATATTCATTCTACCTTCCATTAATAAATTTGGTGATTTTTAGGTCATCGTCTGTAGGAAATATTGTCACATGGAAATTCTGCATCATAAAGTGACACCAAGTGAGGACAGATTAGATTTGTCAAAACGTTTGTTTTGAAAGAAGTAGGGAAACACAGATTGCACATGCTAACAAGAATCTTTTCAAGGACCTGTCCTTATGTCATTACAAGATCTTAGAGTTATACTTGTTGTCATAGGAGCACCTGTGTCTCTAATCTAGTCTCAGGAGAAATCTAAGAGGAAAAGACAGGGCTCCTAGACCTGAAGCATGATTAGGATTCTGACAGATCAAGATGGGAGGGACAGTGTTCTCTCCTGCTGCTATTTGCTGTTTCCTACTCACAGCACACCGATATTCCTGACTCTGTGAAAAATGGTCCTCTGTGCTTTTGGTGctttccctccagccccactcaaACATAGCTAATTCATACTTGCTCTTCAAGGAAAACCTTCCTCAGAAAGATTCAAAGTTCGAATGTGGTGGTGGAGACATATCTAAACCATCTTAAAATAATGTAGTTACAAACTGCTATAATTAGAtgtaaagaatttatttattcaaataaaaattcttttaaattatatttacctCATGATactacaaaaatcaattcatatATGGGACTCCTccacaattaaataaaattattgacATTAAGGACAGTTTGTATTTATATTAACTCCCACCAATCCAGTATGTAGCAAACCACCTTGAACATACCAGGTACTaagattttgttaaataaatgaatagatggatgaaataaataaatagataaataaataaataaataaataaataaaatttttatttgactttgagAATTACTAAATTATAATCTAAATATTATTACTTGGATTGCATAAAATAAACTagtagaaaaaatggaaaacatcttCCTCTAGATTactacaaagataaataaataaaacattcccTTTATAAAGtagggaaacaaagaaaatacaaagaaagtggaaagaataaGATGATAAAAGCAGAACAAATACTGGTTTAAGCAATAAAGATAACTTATTTAAACTATCCatcaattttaatataattctaattaattttaaataagattcctattcttttctccttctgtctactttaaattatttaacagtCTCTCTTAACTGTGATGTTCAGTACCTGCTTTGATCTATATATTGTAAATAGCAGTGCACAAAGCAACATTGCAGCTTCTCTTGGAGTTAAAATTTCTCTCGACAAGAATAAACAACGTAAGTTCAGCACCTTAATGATTTCTTCCCAGAAGGAACAACTATCTGGAATGGAGAAaaagattttatgttttttatccCAGTATATTTCCTTAATTCTATtgcattttagaaacaaatttaaaataattttgatacaCAAAAGTTAATTTCTTCTGCAAGGAAATGAGACACATACTATGCTGCGGTGTAGACAGGGTtactaaaatataatataaacacaTAACTATCACCACTTGTAAAATACAGCTTTGATATATCTGTTGTCTATCTTTATTCTTAAACCTTACaggtaataaatatatttttttgttagATTGTCTTCAGTCCtttagagcctttttttttttaaaatgagggttgTTTTCTCCATGTAAGTTTTGCCATccaaaatcaatgaaacaaaagtcATAGCTCAGTCTCTGTAGAAGATAAAAAAGGGAATTTAGACTATGATTTTGCAGAATAAGGGAAGAACAGGTAAGAACCAAGAGGATTCTGACCATTGGCCTAATGACCTAGAGCTATTTTCCTATTCTATTTGTCATGGAAATAATTTACCTCTGATTCCCATTTTGACAGAAAAATAACACAGATAATCGTAACCAGAATGATGTTACACTGAATTTTAATGTTATGGTTGAGAAAACACACATTGTTCAAGAATATCCAATTTCATACAACATCTCTGTATTCAAATTACTTGAATAGAGtcaaagatttatttctggaaaaaatgaTAAGCAATTGTTATATATCCAAAGTCCCTCTTCACTTTATCTTACTgcctacaaaaaagaaaagaaaagaaattgtcaTTATCCCCCTTTTTGGTATGTCTTAAATACCTTAGTTCCTGGATTGCAGAGCAGTGAGCTGAATGCAATCTGGTCCAGGTGTTCAGGGtcttggctgaaaaaaaaaatcttgagtcCTAGAATAAATGTGCACGCATAGCCTCCAACCTCTAACTTCCTTGCTCTCTGTACTATTGGACTGAGcctttaaaggaaaatgtgaagaaaaaaaaaaaaggaaaaatgtgtggTATGTGTCTCAAGGGGAAATTTTAGAGTGTCAGAGACAGAGACGTTCTTGTGGAACTTAAACTATCCTCtatgggaggaggaaaaagagcaaGAACTTTCATTGTTTAGTGCTGAAataatgatatataaatatgtgaataCTCTCACATGTGTGTACTTCTGTGTTAGCATGGTGGGGggagaatgaaaataaacacagtatttttaatgaaaattggGATTAAATATTCATCTCaaatttatgtttcctttttatccATTGCTTTTTGGAAAACATATCAAAAGTAACTGCATatagaatgtttcttttattcacacactgattcatttttaaaattatttcttttattcctgtATTGGTTCATCTCTCCATTTAATTGATGTTTATTGAGAATTTTCTACTCTACAAGTTAGGCTAGATAATATGACCCTTGGTTTAAAAAGCTCACTTTTAAGTGAGGAAAATGGTCCAGAAAAGAGAGTCATcaaaagtttatatttattacaCTTACATATCAAGTTAAGAAAAACTAGATCAATATACAAATCTTGAAATAGTGATCATGATAACAGCAATAATTAAAAAACTTATtctattcttatctttttaatgaaagtaatgtaatataataaataatttggaaaatatataatatgtaatggtataatata
This Camelus ferus isolate YT-003-E chromosome 10, BCGSAC_Cfer_1.0, whole genome shotgun sequence DNA region includes the following protein-coding sequences:
- the LOC102508132 gene encoding olfactory receptor 52N4, which encodes MLMLSKTDLDPPSFILNGVPGLEDIHVWISLPFCSMYAVAVVGNCGLLYLVCYEDALHKPMYYFLAMLSLTDLVMCSSTIPKALCIFWFHLKEISFVECLVQMFFIHTFTGTESGVLMLMALDRYVAICYPLCYSTILINPVIAKAGLSTFLRGVLLITPFTFLTKRLPYCRGNVIPHTYCDHMSVAKLSCGNIKVNAICGLMVALLIGGFDILCITISYTMILRAVVSLSSAEARQKAFSTCTAHICAIVFSYSPAFFSFFSHRFGSHTIPPSCHIIMANIYLLLPPTMNPVVYGVKTKQIRDCVIRILSSPKDTKSHSI